The Dehalococcoidia bacterium sequence GGCATGGGGCTGAACTTCCCCGAGGCGCGGCAGTTCACCGCCGAGGAGCGCGCCTTCCTGCTGGCGCTGGCCCGCCAGTGCGCCCAGGCGCTGGAACGCACCCGCCTCTACGAGGCCGAGCGCCAGGCGCGCGCCACGGCCGAGGCGGCGCAGCGCCGGCTCGCCTTTCTCGCCGGCGCCAGCGCCGTGCTCGCTTCCTCGCTGGACTACGCCACGACGCTGGAGAATGCCGCCCGCCTGGCCGTGCCGGCGCTGGCCGACTGGTGCTTCGTCGATCTCGTGGAAGAGGACGATGAGGTGCGCCGCGTCGCGGTCTGCTGCGCCGACCCTGCCGATGAAGACCTGGCGCGGGCGCTGCGCAACTACCCGCCGCGCCGGGAGACACCCGAGGGCGCGCCGAAGGCCCTGCGCACCGGGCAGTCCGTGCTGCTGCCGATCGTGCCGGACGATTTCCTCGCCCGCGCCACCCGCGACCCCGAGCACCTGCGCCTCGCCCGCGCCTACAACCCGACCTCGATCATGTACGTGCCGCTGCTGGCGCGCGGGCGCACGCTCGGCGTGCTCAGCCTCGCCCGCACCGATCCGCAGCGCCCCTACGGCCCCGACGACCTGCGCCTGGCGGAAGACCTGGCCCGCCGCGCCGCCACGGCGGTGGATAACGCCCGCCTGCACCGCGAGGCGCAGGAGGCGCTGCGCGTGCGTGACGAGTTCCTCGCCAGCGCTTCGCACGATCTGAAGACGCCCCTCACCGCAATTCGCGGCATGACGCAGATTTTGCAGCGCCGCGCCGCGAAGCTGGCGGCGCCCGACGCCGGCGCGACGCGGGAGGCGCTGGGCACGATCGACACCGCCGTGACGCGCATGTCCGGCCTGGTGGGTGAGCTGCTGGACCTGACGCGGCTGGAGACCGGCCGGCCGCTGGAGTTGAATCGCGAGATCTGCGACCTGGCCGCGCTGGTGCACAGCGTCGCCGCCGAGCACCAGCGGCTCACCCACCTGCACCGCATCGACGTGCAGATCGCGCCGCAGGCGCTCTACGGCCTGTTCGATCCGGCGCGGCTGGAGCGGGCGATCTCCAACCTGCTCAGCAACGCCGTGCGCTACAGCCCCGATGGCGGCGACGTTACCGTCAGCCTCGCCTGCGAAGGCGAGCCGGAGCGGGTTGCCGTGCTGCGCATCCGCGATGCCGGCATCGGCGTGCCCGCGGCCGACCTGCCGCGCATCTTCGATCGCTTCTACCGCGGCTCCAACGTGCCGGGCAAGATCGTCGGCACCGGCATCGGCCTCTCCGGTGTGCGCCAGATCGTGGAGCAGCACGGCGGTTCCGTGCACGCGGAGAGTGCGGAAGGCAACGGCTCGCTCTTCACGATCGTGTTGCCGCTCGACGCGGATCCCCCGGCCCTCTCCTGAGCACGGCCCACGCAGCCCTGAAACGTGCGAAAATTGCGGAGAACGGGCAGCGGGGGCCGGTAATGCGCCAGGCGCAATCCGACGATGCAACTACTGAGAGACCTGCCGAACCTGCCGCGGTCTTCGCGGAGGCGGCGCTGGCGGTACTGGCGCGCGACGGCCGCGAACCGCTCGTGGCGCTGTTCGCCTTCGTGCAGGCGCTGCCCTACCGCTTTCCGGGGCCGCGCGACGCGGCGCACACGCTTGCGCATGGCTGGGGCACCTGCTCCGGCAAGAACTACCTGCTGGCCGAGCTGCTCGCGGCCGCGGGCGTGCCCTGCGCCCACACGCTGGTCATCGGCGACCTGAGCGTGCGCCCGCCGGCCCTGCCGCCGGCGCTGCAGGGGCTGCTGGACGCGGGGCCGCTGCCCGACGTGCATTCGGCGCTGACGGCGATCGGCCCGGCCGGCCCGGTAACGGTGGACGCCTCGTGGGATCCGCCGCTGGCGCGCCTGGGCTTTACCGTGGCGCCGGCCGGCTGGGATGGCGCCAGCGACACACCGCTTGCGATCGAGCCGGCGGCCGTCTACGCGGTCAGCGGCACGGACCCAACGGCAGAGAAAGAGCTGCTGCGCGCCCGCGTCTTCGGCGGCAAGCCCGCGCTGCTGGCGCGGCGCAACCGCTACCTGCAGCTCCTCTCCGACTGGATCGCAAGCGAGCGGGAGCCTTCATAACCCCTTTCCCCTGCTCTCCCATACGCGGAGGCTGGAAGCTCTGCGTCCGCTCACGAGCGTACGGGAGAGCAGGCGCGGCCGAGCGGAGCTGGAGCACGATGATGTCGGGTTAGCGGGCGCGCAGCTGCGCGGCGACGGGCCGTTCGCGAACGGCCCCTACCATGCCCGGTAGCCCGGCGCCGTCCCGGAACTTCCTGCCACCGATCGCCCCTCTCCCTCTCTCCAGCATTGGGAGAGGGATCAGTGGAAGATCACGGGGGTGCGGACGAGGGCCCCGCCCTCGCCGCGCTAGTGCTTGCCGCCGTGCGAATGCGAGGAGCCGCCCGACTTCGAGGGCCGGGACGACTTGGACGGCTTCGAACCTCCTGCACTGCCGGGCTTGCTGCCCGAGCCGCCGTTGCCGCCGGAGCCGTTTACCGCTCCGCTGCCGCCGATCACCGGCGCGCCTCCGCCCGACTTGTTCGAAACGGCGCCGCCGCCGCCCGTGCAGCCGCCCTGCCCCGAACAGGCCGAGCCGCCCGAGGAGGAGGAGCCGCTGCCCGGTCCCGACGAACCGCCGCTGCCCTTATTACTGATTGCGTTGCCGCCGCCGGTGCAACTGTTCTGGCCGGAGCAGCCGCCGGCCGCCGCGTGGTAGGCCGGCGAGCCGCCCGAAAGCGTGTGCGGGTCGGGGGCGCCGTT is a genomic window containing:
- a CDS encoding GAF domain-containing protein, whose translation is MIEKPRSVILNADGAAARAGSSRALREAGFEVTEAASAEEALALAARLPDLIVLDADLPGLAGSELQRHLRADPRTAPIPVLHLADSSREGQSAVEAAPGPDGYLLKPVASPALIATVGAMLRARQLEDAGRFLSEASAVLGASLDSRETLARIARLAVPALGELCLVYIPGASDPIGPVEAAHNGSVRAEVLLGAFRRCSLERESEHPIAVAMRSGRSVLYGGVSAAQLELLTEGADGEQSRHAVPITSYMAVPLRVNDRVLGAIGVVSADPQRPFGPSDLALAEDLARRAALAVDHARLYEAERRARRDAELASERTARLQALTASLAEAQTPAQVAAVIVDQAVSAVSASSGYVALLRDDGSEFEMLGQTGYSRRIASNWQRFRANAGSPIADAARTGEPVWLESNRDWEERYPLLGSLRPSTGSVASALLPLKLEGRVIGGMGLNFPEARQFTAEERAFLLALARQCAQALERTRLYEAERQARATAEAAQRRLAFLAGASAVLASSLDYATTLENAARLAVPALADWCFVDLVEEDDEVRRVAVCCADPADEDLARALRNYPPRRETPEGAPKALRTGQSVLLPIVPDDFLARATRDPEHLRLARAYNPTSIMYVPLLARGRTLGVLSLARTDPQRPYGPDDLRLAEDLARRAATAVDNARLHREAQEALRVRDEFLASASHDLKTPLTAIRGMTQILQRRAAKLAAPDAGATREALGTIDTAVTRMSGLVGELLDLTRLETGRPLELNREICDLAALVHSVAAEHQRLTHLHRIDVQIAPQALYGLFDPARLERAISNLLSNAVRYSPDGGDVTVSLACEGEPERVAVLRIRDAGIGVPAADLPRIFDRFYRGSNVPGKIVGTGIGLSGVRQIVEQHGGSVHAESAEGNGSLFTIVLPLDADPPALS